One region of Streptococcus parasanguinis genomic DNA includes:
- a CDS encoding ATP-binding cassette domain-containing protein yields MFQYLKPLRWYLFFNFLFSGLSNICTALLPYFTQELIRGHYQIALSGYCIAVIGYLTCNYIQMRLDWKQAILFSTNLKNDWFQSLLGLAHHDFKQKTVAEYISYQSNDLDSLEKDYLPPLMSFFKQILRILIYTIIITRTINPIVALILLISTAISIQIPKIVGQLTAKRRQTYLEKQGDYYRTLEDLFRGHHLVNKLTLPHFIEQQRSSLKNLQDKYLGYGLTKITGILLTGISFEFISLILFSYLAYSLYHHQIGIPEVVASFGYITAFSEPIQEILYDLQMLESVKPVIKSFQTIVKHPSSIQSPQPSFETITLKNLSKQLGESTLKISFATIHKGDKIALIGENGSGKSSLLNILNGTDEDFQGEILLNDLPLNQLWGRFGLILQQEHSFISSYENNVTLFNTFPAEFKDAEFEATPPQSLSGGQQQRMYLNREKNRQSPLVIMDEPFSALDAHQFEAELKKVLDLPCAVIITLHRQNEALKNFDQVWEIRSGELIIQKNE; encoded by the coding sequence ATGTTTCAATACCTTAAGCCTTTGCGCTGGTATCTTTTCTTTAATTTTCTCTTTAGTGGCCTGTCCAATATTTGTACGGCTCTTCTTCCATACTTTACACAAGAGTTAATTCGTGGCCACTATCAAATAGCTTTGTCAGGTTATTGCATCGCAGTTATAGGTTACCTGACTTGCAACTACATCCAAATGCGACTTGACTGGAAACAGGCCATTCTCTTTTCGACAAATCTAAAGAACGATTGGTTTCAATCTCTTTTAGGACTTGCCCACCATGATTTCAAGCAGAAAACAGTCGCAGAATACATTTCTTATCAATCTAATGATCTTGACTCACTGGAAAAAGATTATCTACCTCCACTGATGAGTTTTTTTAAGCAGATTCTACGAATTTTGATTTATACCATCATTATTACCAGAACGATCAATCCTATAGTGGCACTGATCCTACTGATTTCAACAGCCATCAGTATTCAAATTCCAAAGATCGTTGGTCAATTGACTGCGAAGCGTAGACAAACCTATCTTGAAAAGCAAGGTGATTATTATCGGACCTTGGAGGATCTATTCCGAGGACATCACCTAGTTAACAAACTTACTCTACCTCATTTTATAGAGCAACAAAGAAGTTCTCTCAAAAACTTGCAGGATAAGTATCTTGGGTATGGTTTGACTAAAATTACAGGTATTCTCTTGACGGGTATTTCTTTTGAATTCATTAGCCTTATTCTCTTTTCCTATCTAGCTTACTCTCTATATCATCATCAAATTGGTATCCCTGAGGTGGTTGCAAGTTTTGGTTATATTACAGCCTTCTCAGAACCAATTCAAGAAATCCTTTACGATCTGCAAATGTTGGAGTCGGTAAAACCTGTAATTAAAAGCTTTCAAACTATTGTTAAGCATCCATCTTCAATTCAGTCACCACAGCCTTCCTTTGAAACGATCACATTGAAGAATCTTTCTAAACAACTTGGGGAATCAACATTGAAGATTTCTTTTGCCACCATTCACAAAGGAGATAAGATTGCCCTCATAGGAGAGAACGGATCAGGTAAGAGTAGCCTGCTCAATATTTTAAATGGTACGGATGAGGATTTCCAAGGCGAGATCTTGCTGAATGATCTTCCTCTAAATCAGCTTTGGGGAAGATTTGGCCTGATCTTGCAACAAGAGCATAGCTTCATCTCTAGTTATGAAAATAATGTTACGCTATTCAATACTTTCCCCGCAGAGTTTAAGGATGCGGAATTCGAAGCAACACCTCCTCAATCCCTGTCAGGTGGTCAACAACAACGTATGTACCTCAATCGAGAAAAAAACCGCCAGAGTCCATTAGTTATTATGGATGAACCTTTTTCAGCCTTGGATGCTCATCAGTTCGAGGCAGAATTGAAAAAAGTACTAGACTTACCGTGTGCTGTCATCATTACTTTACACCGACAGAATGAAGCACTGAAGAACTTTGACCAGGTCTGGGAAATTAGATCTGGAGAACTAATCATTCAAAAAAATGAGTAG
- a CDS encoding Imm74 family immunity protein has translation MKITGTRSTITFDLENGFLLKAQGELLINKKFVVYKDSMTQWEPPHENLPITQREIENIINTAKKMESNQTIQLDFV, from the coding sequence ATGAAAATTACAGGAACAAGATCAACAATTACTTTTGATTTAGAGAATGGTTTCCTCTTAAAAGCACAAGGAGAATTGCTGATCAATAAAAAATTTGTTGTTTATAAAGATAGTATGACACAATGGGAGCCTCCTCATGAGAATCTTCCGATAACTCAAAGAGAAATAGAAAATATTATTAATACAGCTAAAAAAATGGAGAGCAATCAAACTATTCAATTAGACTTTGTATAA
- a CDS encoding barstar family protein — MQDRLPFSGFVANFDGKQIQNKEELFRFLEKNVGLPDANNWSSITDWLTDLSWIKAEEYNFILENYDSFLKDDLSSKDLFLEILEEDILPWWECDVEKHVVGSKVKSFQVYIVEN; from the coding sequence ATGCAAGATCGATTGCCTTTCAGTGGCTTTGTAGCAAATTTTGATGGGAAGCAGATCCAAAACAAAGAAGAACTATTTCGTTTTCTTGAAAAAAATGTCGGACTTCCTGATGCCAATAATTGGTCATCTATTACAGATTGGCTGACAGACTTATCATGGATAAAAGCTGAAGAATACAACTTTATTCTTGAAAATTATGATAGCTTCTTAAAAGATGACTTATCATCTAAAGACTTATTTTTAGAAATTTTGGAAGAAGATATTCTTCCTTGGTGGGAATGCGATGTTGAAAAGCATGTTGTTGGCAGTAAGGTCAAGAGTTTTCAAGTTTACATAGTAGAAAATTAA